The Paenibacillus sp. 481 DNA window ACCTTAGCATTTGCATAAGTGTTGTACGATAAGGTTACCGATAAAAATTGGAGGTAGATTATTTGAGCGATAATATTGTTATTAAAGGTGCGCGTGAAAATAATTTGAAAAATGTTTCGCTGGAAATTCCGAAACATAAACTGGTTGTGCTTACAGGCCCCTCTGGTTCTGGAAAATCGACATTGGCGATGGATACGCTGCAAAGAGAGTGTCAGCGTCAGTACATGGAGTCAATGGGGATGGTATCAGACTCCATTAGTAAGCCGCGAGTCGACTCTATGATCGGGCTTTCCCCATCTATTAGTGTAGGTCAACATGTCACCAACCGCAATCCAAGATCGACAGTTGGCACGGTGACAGATATGTACACGTATTTGCGCGTCATATACGCGAAATGTGGCGAGCGTTCTTGCCCATCCTGCGGCACAAAAGTAGTTCCACCAGTCGAAGGCATGACTAGTAGCGCAACACTAAACGAACTAGACGAAGATGATAGCTTCTCCGCACACTTCCTATCATGCCCGCAATGTAATCATATGCTGCCCGCATTAAGTATGTCTCACTTTTCATTCAACAAGCCTGAAGGGGCATGTCAGACGTGCAGTGGACTCGGAAATGTGGCCACCTTAAAGATGGAGGCCGTGTTTGATGAAGAAAAGAGTATCCGCGGTGGAGGCGTCACGATTTGGTACGACAGCATGATCGAGTACTTTTCAAGTTTAATTGAGGTTGCCGCTAAGCATTATGGCATGAACTTCGACCTTGATCAGCCCCTGAAAGCATACAATCAACAGCAGCGTGACTTGTTGTTCTATGGCGTGGAAAGCGAAGCGTTTATGGAGCACTTTCCTCATATTGTCCCACCCAAGACGGTTGGACGCGGTAAATTCGAAGGCATCGTTACCGGACTGTGGAGAAGATACAAGGAAAAAGAAGGCGATAGTTATCAAGACTTATTTCGACAACAGACGTGTAGCGATTGTCGTGGTGCAAGGCTCAATCAGGAAAGTCGCGCGGTTAAGGTCAATGAAGCGACGATTTCCGAAGTTGCTTCATGGCCGCTTGATGACGTGCTGGCTTGGATACAAGCGATTTCGGACAGCCTAGCGCCCGAGGGCATGCCTATTTTGGAGGCCGTATTAAATGACTTGCCCGTCAGGTTGAAGCGGGTCATCGATGTCGGTCTCGGCTACTTGTCGCTGAATCGACAGGCGGTGTCGCTCTCTGGAGGGGAAGCCCAGCGTCTTCGTCTCGCTTCCTTATTAGGTTCGGGTCTAACCGGCGTGTTGTATATCTTGGATGAGCCAACCGCCGGACTACACCCACGCGACACGAAAGGTTTAATTCACGTGCTGAAGCAGTTACGTGATCTGGGAAATACGGTGCTCGTCATTGAGCACGATGTGGAAGTTATGCGTGCAGCGGATCATATCATTGATATGGGACCAGGCGCGGGCTACCTTGGAGGAACCGTTGTCGGTACGGGAACCTTAGAGCAATTAATGGAAAGTCCAGACTCCGTAACGGGCGCGTATTTGAAAGCGGAAAGCCTTCCCGCTCCAGCGCGTCGCAGAAGACGAGGTAACGGCAATGTGGTGACGATTCACAACGCATTTGCACGTAATTTGAAGCATATTACGGCTTCATTACCACTAGGCTGCTTGATCTCGGTTACCGGTGTATCCGGTTCAGGGAAATCGACGCTACTGTTTGATATCCTCGCAGAAGGCGGCACCGATGAGCAGCAGCGAGAAGGCTGCGATCGCATAACGGGGTTAAACGACATCGGAAATATGATTACCGTGGACCAATCCCCGATCGGGCGCATGCAACGTTCCAATATCGCCACGTATACGGATGTATTTACGTTGATCCGCAATCTTTTTGCCAGCTTACCAGAAGCCAAACATAACAAGCTCACATCGAAACATTTCTCCTTTAATACACCTGGTGGACGCTGTGAATCGTGCCAAGGGCTAGGGGTCATTTCGCTCGATATGCATTTCATTCCCGATCTCGAAGTGCGCTGCTCGGCTTGCAAAGGCCGACGTTTCCAAGAGGAAATTCTTCGTATTACGTACAACGGTTATTCCATTTCCGACATATTGGACATGACCGTGCAAGAGAGCTTACCTGTACTCGCAGATCAACGGAAGCTCGCGGGTGTGATTGAACTGCTATGTGAAGTAGGGCTCGGCTATTTGCAATGGGGTCAATCCGTACGAACGTTGTCCGGTGGCGAAGGCCAGCGTATGAAGCTCGCGAAAGAATTAAGCAAGAAAACGAAGACGCAAACACTATATTTGCTAGACGAGCCGTCTACGGGATTACATCCTAACGATACGAAGCAACTATTAATCCTATTAAATAAATTGGTCGATGCAGGTAATACTGTTATCCTTGTCGAGCATAATATGGATCTCATTCGTGAATCCGATTGGATCGTCGATATCGGCCCAGAAGGGGGAGAAGCGGGTGGCACGATTATGGCTCAAGGAACACCCGAACAAGTTGCCGCTGTAGAAGACTCGTATACGGGCATGTTTTTGCAAGAAGCGCTCAAATAGCGCTTACCGGATGTCTAATGTTCATAAACAGCCTAGAATGCTCGGATCTAGGCTGTTTCCTTTTATTTTCGCTACACATTTCGAGTGGACATCGCACACCTCTTCATTTATATTAATAAAAATCCAATATACTCCAACATGAATCTATATTCAGATGCTATTTGTCAGGATGATTTTTCACCTAACACGATAAAGCAGGGGGGGACGATGGGCATCTTGCCTATCACAAAATCATGAAATATGTATGTGTAGATTGTCAGCAACAATATGTATCATTTCGCTATGAATGCACGTGTCATGGAATGCTTGACATTCGACACGATTTCTCCGAGATTGACGGTGATTTTCTGAAAGATCGTTTTAATAGCAGACTGTCTGAACGTATGGGGCCTTATGCAAGCGGCGTTTGGCGTTATAAGGAATTGATCTTCCCAGAAGTAGATGAATCGCATATCGTTTCAAAATATGAAGGTAACACAGGGTTGTATCAACATGAATCCATTGCACGTTATGCTGGCGTACGAAACGTATGGTTGAAGGCGCAAAGCGAGAATCCGAGTGGTTCCTTTAAAGACAATGGAATGACCGTTGCCCTTACACATGGTAAATCACTTGGTTATACGCGATTCACTTGCTCTTCCACTGGAAATACCTCATCTTCACTTGCCATGTATGCGGCACTAGCTCAAGCTCACTCTTATGTATTTGTCCCAAATAAGAACATCTCACTCAACAAGGTGCTGCAAACGCTCGCCTTTGGCGCGCATATTTTCTCCTTTGACGGCACTTATGACGATGGTATAACGTTTCTTGAACAACATAGTGAAGAGCTTGGTCTGTACATTTGCAATTCGATTAATCCATTTCGGATTGAGGGACAGAAGAGTATTGTGTACGAAATCGCTCACATGCTGAATTGGAACTTGCCAGAGTGGATCGTCGTCCCTGGTGGGGCACTGAGCAATGTATCTGCACTTGGCAAGGGATTATCTGACTTGTATACACTAGGCTTCATCGACAAGTTGCCACGGGTTGTCGTCGTGCAAGCGGAAGGGACTAGCCCTTTTTACAACATGATCGTCAATAACAGTCCTCAGCTTGAAGCGGAGCTAGAACCATATACAGTCGCTTCGGCTTTGAATATCGGGAATCCGCCAAGCTGGCGCAAGGCGAAACGTACACTGGAAGAGACGAATGGTATCGCTATCGCGGTGACGGATGAAGAAATTTTGAACGCAAAGGCAATTATTGATGCGTCTGGTATCGGTTGTGAGCCAGCATCGGCTGCGACGATCGCAGGGGTGAAGAAGCTTGTGGCGCAGTACGTGATAGACAAGGACGAATCCATTGCGTGTATTTTGACAGGGAACATGCTGAAGGACACGGATGTACTGCGTAACTATCATTTGGAGCGACAGATGCCGTATTCGAATTCATTGATTCATGCGGAGTTGAGTGTTGCTACTGTGTTCGAGGCGATGCGTAAATGATGAAATTAAATGAAGGGTATTAAATGATATAAAAAGTGATGCATACAAAATAGTTCCTGCCCAATATCAGCAAGGGTACTCCGCTTTTTTGCGGCGTTCCTTACTGATATTGGGCTTATTTGCGACAGTCCTCGCTTTAAAACAAATAATCGAATAGTGAATCATTCTTTTCAATTAATAAAGGTATTGATTTATTAGAGGGAGTATTCGTAAAACACAAAAAAGGCTTTCGTCACTACGAACGAAACCCTCTTGTTGTGTACATAAACGGAGTACGAAACCTGTTTTTATTAAAACTTTGACGGAAACTGCTGAATGATTGCATTCGTAATGATATCTGCCATTTCTAAAGCTTCTTTTTCGATCTGATCGTAAAGATTAATGCTCGCTTGAAAATGTTTCGTTAAAATGGCTACTGCTTCTGCTTTCGTTAAGGCTAGATGTTCATAGAACATGTTTCTAAATGATTCGTAGCTAATATAAGGATTAATTTTACTTAAAAAATGAGCGATTTCGTCTCCGTTCGCGTACCATTTTCTCTCCGCAGCATCCGCAGCTTGCTGATCGCCTGCCTTGGCTGCTTTGACCAGATCCGCAGCTATCACTAAATGATCCCTTATTAAATTACCGTAAGTTGTAGCTATTTGTTCGCCATAATAGGGCTTAAGTGCATTTCCCATATCGGGGGCGTTTTGTAGAAGACGTGCAGTAGTGAAGTTCAAGTCAGGCAAATTGAAAGCGATACTTAAAATCGTCATTCGCGTCCATGCGACGTGCTGCTCCCAAAGCGAGCGCATCTGATTGTTTAACGCTAATACTTCCTTACTAATGCAAGGTCCACCTTGTGTGTTGGGACAGGCAGGTGTAGAAGCTACCGGATTTACAACCATATAAGGTACACAAGGCATATATGCCATTGGGCCAGCTTGAGGATAGTACGAATTCCATCTGGGCAAATCATTTTCCTCCCGACAAATAAAAGAAGGCGTTCCATAATAGGAGTATGGATACATTGTCATTACGCTCCTTTATACGACTCTCGATTGTTAGCTCATCATATGAGGCAAATGCCTAACGTGTTCCTGTAAAAATACAGACAATACAGACTTCCTCCGCGCTTATAACGCGTCATGCATTTTAAGATACATCAATCGTGATTGATAAGGCTGTGGTTGGAGCGGGTGTATGTGGATTTTGTAGGGAGTCATTCGTTATTCATACATTCAACAAATGATTGAACATATGATAAGGTTTTGTGATTAAAACCCGCATTTTATATCAAAACCTTATCATATATCATTAGAAATAATAAGGTTTGCAAGGAGTTATTCCTTTCATATTTATGAATTTTTACGTTATTAACTATAAAACTTTTTAATAGGCTACTTAAAAGTTATATTTTTCTTATATAAAGAATATTATGGAATCTAAGGGGTTTATTTGATATAATTCATGATAGATTCGACACAATGAACCTAACATCAAATATGTATAAAAAGGAGCGTTTTAATGATGAAAAAATATGTTATCGGTTTCTCGACACTTCTGTTTTTAGCTTCTGCTGTTCCAGCGTTGGCGCAAGATGTTCAACAAGCACCTGCTGCCAAAACGATTAATACGAGTATTCAAATTGGCCAAAATGAGTCAACTTTTTCATCCTACATTAGATGTTTCGTGGCATGGAACGCTTTCCCAGGAGCACGCTATTATGAAATCTCGGTATTCGATATGACTACTAACCAATTGTCTGAATCATCTCGTTTTGATCGTTCATCTATTAATCATACGGCTACGCTAGAGCCGGGACATAACTATCATATTTCTGTTCGAGCTCTTGATCAAAACCTAAACACAATAGGTTCTAGTCACGCCACCATTATGGGTGCAAATCCATCAAATACTTATTTGCTTATGAATCTAATTTAGTATAACGATAAAGCTGTTGAGTGTTTCTCAACAGCTTTTTTATATAGAGTAGATGCGATGATGTGGCGTCGGTCTTTAATGGAAGGCTGGAATGTGGAATGCGTTAGAGAATGGGAACCAGCCAACAGTATTTAAAAGTAGGAGGGAAGCTGATGATGAACACGAAAATCGAGTATATGACCGCTGGATCAGATATAGGTCCTTATGGAATAACCACCGGAAAAGATGGAGCACTGTGCTACATAGTACAGTGAGGGAATCGAATAGGACGAATCGTAGGGAACGGGGAAATGAGCTTAGTTATTATTCCGACTCCGGATACAGCTCCAATGGCTATCATTTCCGATCAATCTGGTGACGTGTGGTTCGCTGATTAGAGTGGTCAGATTGGGCGTTTAACGATCATTTCGGAGTAGATTGATGTTTTATGCCGTTGCATCCTAAATTGTTGTCTAGGGCCTTTAAAATTGATTGTAATCACCAATCGTAGGAAGGCTGAGCATTCTAGATTAGAACGTTACATATTAAGTTGCTAAGTATAGTTGGAAGTGGAATTAGGCATTATTGTAAATTTTGTGATTAAAGCAAACAATTGATTAAACCTTAATGAGGATGCAATCAATAATCAATGAGCGGCATTAGAAATATTCAAATGTTAATGGATAAACGAATGATTAAAGCAAGTTGTTCAAAAAAATTGAGCAGCTTGTTTTTTTGTTACAAAGAAACATTAACGAATAAAGTTGAACAGTAAAAGCGGAACTTAAGTACAGAGTTAGTCACGGTAAGCTGGAACGTAAAATGACAAGACTCAGCAAGAATCAGTTGGAATCCAGCTTAGTTCCATACATATGTGCATTACTTTTTCACAAAACCCGTATTTTGTACATATGTATATAATAAAAGATTATGCCTTATACAGCATGCCCTCTTGTCGTGTCGGATGACAAGAAGTTGATGACATTAGTGACAAGAAGTTGACGACATTCCTGTGTAGGAATCTTAGTTAAAATTAAACTTCATTGTTCAGTCAACCACATTATGCTTAATCAAATTTCCCCCAAAAATAGTTAATACAATCATAAGACATTTCTCAATGAACAATATTTTCTTCAATGTACATGGTGACTGCATAACAAATAACCTACTTTCGGAATTTATCCAACGAAATAAGTAGGTTTAAGAGGATTAATATATATTAGGTTCACTTCTACTCTATTTAATGTAAAAGCAGGATTGCTTTTTATCACTCTCCTACTTTTAGTTTACGATATCATGCTATTTTGTTCTTTTTTTCGTTTCCCCTTTGGTTTTATTGACTTAGAGCTGCTCTTATCTAAAGCATCTAGACTAGCCTGAAGTGCAGACATTAAATCGAGAACATTGCTTTTTGGATGAGCAACCTCATTTTGTAGTATTTCTTCCCCCTGAATCTTTTTCGTAATCACTTGTTGTAGCCGTTTCCTATAGTCATCCTGGTACTTGGTAGGCTCAAAAGAAACTGAAAGATGCTGAACAATAGATTGCGCCATTTTTAACTCGCTAGGATCAACAACGGGATTTGTCTGTACATTAGGAACTTCTTCAATTGATCTAACTTCGTCAAAGTAATACAGTGTTTCTAAGACAAGACAGTTATTTAGAACTCTGACTGCACCTAGACTCGTTTTCGTACGAATTGATACTTGACATATCCCAATTTTCCCAGTAGTTTTTAATGCCTCCATCAAAAGCGTATAACCTCTATCAGCTCGGCCATCAGGAGATAGATAATATGTTTTTTGAAAGTATATGGGGTCAATTTCTTCGATACTCACAAAATCCATAATTCTTATTTCTTTATTTACTTCTGGCAGAAGCTCATCTAATTCTTCTTTTTCAAAATATACATATTGATTTTTTTGAAATTCAAATCCCTTTACAAGGTCTGTTCTCTATTACACTGATTGCACGTTTTAAGCATTGAAATAGGTGCACCACAAGCTCTATGAATTTGTTTCATCGATATGTCCTTATCCTCAGTTGCTGCGTGCATTTTTACGGGGAGATGAACGAGACCGAAACTTAGCGCACCTTTCCACAATGTATGCATAACCTATCTACCCTTCCCTTTTTATATACATTATTATTCCCACTTTGGCTAAGATTTAAACTATAAAATCTCTTTAAATACATCACTTTTGTCCGGGATTTCATGTATATTGCTGGTCGAGGACGTTAAGAATTTTAATAGTCAATATAAGGAGTGAGTAAGATTACTTTTCGTTTTCCACCAATGCTACTTGAAATGTACGAACACCCATTCGATGATGACAAGTACATATTTGAGCCTAAAATCGACGGTCATCGAGCGATATTAACGTATTTTGATCAGAAAACTAACATATATACTCGTTACGGTAATAATGTTACCCGTCAATATCCTGAACTACATAGACTGACTTGGAAGCATAATATTGTGTTAGATGGGGAAATAGCTTGCGTTAACTCTGGTAAAATCGAATATGAATCGGTAATGCAGCGTCTTAAAACCGAAAACAGTATGAGGATAAAAATATTATCTTCAAATCTACCCGCTACCTTCATTGCTTTTGATATATTGTGGTATAAGAATCAGGATCTTCGGCGTTTACCCTTGATTCAGCGGAAATATATACTCTCACAAATATGTATGAAAGGCCTAGATGGTATCACTACTATTCCAGTGCTTGAAAATACAGGAGTTGCTCTCTTTGAATATATTCAAAAACAAAGTATGGAGGGAATGGTTGCTAAATTAAAAGATAGCTGCTATATAGGAAAACGATCGAGTTCTTGGTTAAAAATCATTAATTGGACGATTACTACCGTTTATTTAGTTGGATATCATAAACTAGGTTTAGGGTGGCTAACTTCCGTATGTTTAGATAGTGGTCAATATAAACAAACAGGTATAGTTCAATGCGGTATGACTAATGTCCATAGAAAATTCTACGAGGAATATTGTAAATCCAACCTATTGAAGGAAGACAACGAATATGTATATATTGAACCGAGAATTCAAGCTAAAGTGAAGATAAGAAATTGGACAAGTCACGGGATGTTGAGAGTACCGATTTTTATTGATTTTGTATAAGCTAGCTCCATTTTTATACTTTGTTGTGCATAGAAAATAAAGTCTTAGACTGCCGCTGTTATTAATACACTAACGTTTCCCGTTAGCGTAAATACATCAATCGGTTGCTTTCGAAATAGACCTTTTTTTATTTTTTCTTTATTTCCTGACTCACCAATTAGTCGTAAATAGTTCTGATTTTCTAAAATTGTCTAGTGTATTCTTGGGTCCGATAAAATGTTGAATTAGGAGTTTATTAAACTCAGGTACCGGACATTACATTTCATTCAGATTTCGAATGACATTTTAAAGTTCCTTACCAACCTGAACAAGCCCATGCAAAAGGATCGTTCGAATCCGGAAGAACGCTACTTCGCGTTAACTTGCCAGAGCGAAACTTTCCCATTTATTCGGTCCTGTCCAAAATACCCAGCGCTCACGTCCGTTCACGAATACATCAAGCTGTGTATTTGTTTGAAAGATCCAAGCCAGGGGTGCTCCCGGCGGCGCAATATCCGGTGGACTAATACCAACAGGACCTTGCCACATACCGCCGCCGACCACCCAAGAAACATGAAGAGCGCCGTTATTACCTATAAAGAACGCGTCCAACTGATTGCTGGTCTGGGGTGCCGAGATAACGTTCCCGCCTGGCGGTGCAATATTCGGCAGACTAATACCGACGGGACCTTGCCATGTACCGCCGCCGGCCACCCATGCAACATTGAGTGCGCCATTCTTCCCTATAAAAAAGACATTCAATTGATTTCTTGTCTGTATTGCGGTGCTGACGCCAGCCCCTGGCGGCGCAATATCCGGTGGACTAATACCGACAGGATCTTGCCACGTACCGCGGCCGACCACCCAAGAAATATGAAGTGCGCCATTATTTCCAAAATACACTACAACTAACTGATTGGATCCCTGACCGCCAGTAGCGAATCTTGCTCCCGGTGGCGCAGTATTCCGTGGACTAATACCGACGGGACCATTCCAATCTTGGGCGCTTATGCCAGACGTGCTTGCCCATGCAACATTGAGTACGCCATTGTTATCAAAAAAGAAGACGTCTAACTGTCTGGAAGTCTGATAACCTATTGCCACGCTTCCACCCGGCGGTGCGATATTCGGAGGGCTTATACGGACGGGTTCGTTCCATGTACCGAGACCGATCACCGAGGCGACGTAGAGAGCACCATCCGTTCCGATGAAAAAGACATTAACTTGAGACGTATAGTACACAGCATCCGTTCCGGCCTCCGCACCTGGATATACCGCCAATGGGATGCCGCCTCGCCATCCAACCGCAACCCTCGCGCCTGGCAGTGCAATATTCGGCCTGCTAATGCCTACTGGTCGATTCCAAGTACCCGTGCCTAACACCCAAGCAACA harbors:
- the uvrA gene encoding excinuclease ABC subunit UvrA — encoded protein: MSDNIVIKGARENNLKNVSLEIPKHKLVVLTGPSGSGKSTLAMDTLQRECQRQYMESMGMVSDSISKPRVDSMIGLSPSISVGQHVTNRNPRSTVGTVTDMYTYLRVIYAKCGERSCPSCGTKVVPPVEGMTSSATLNELDEDDSFSAHFLSCPQCNHMLPALSMSHFSFNKPEGACQTCSGLGNVATLKMEAVFDEEKSIRGGGVTIWYDSMIEYFSSLIEVAAKHYGMNFDLDQPLKAYNQQQRDLLFYGVESEAFMEHFPHIVPPKTVGRGKFEGIVTGLWRRYKEKEGDSYQDLFRQQTCSDCRGARLNQESRAVKVNEATISEVASWPLDDVLAWIQAISDSLAPEGMPILEAVLNDLPVRLKRVIDVGLGYLSLNRQAVSLSGGEAQRLRLASLLGSGLTGVLYILDEPTAGLHPRDTKGLIHVLKQLRDLGNTVLVIEHDVEVMRAADHIIDMGPGAGYLGGTVVGTGTLEQLMESPDSVTGAYLKAESLPAPARRRRRGNGNVVTIHNAFARNLKHITASLPLGCLISVTGVSGSGKSTLLFDILAEGGTDEQQREGCDRITGLNDIGNMITVDQSPIGRMQRSNIATYTDVFTLIRNLFASLPEAKHNKLTSKHFSFNTPGGRCESCQGLGVISLDMHFIPDLEVRCSACKGRRFQEEILRITYNGYSISDILDMTVQESLPVLADQRKLAGVIELLCEVGLGYLQWGQSVRTLSGGEGQRMKLAKELSKKTKTQTLYLLDEPSTGLHPNDTKQLLILLNKLVDAGNTVILVEHNMDLIRESDWIVDIGPEGGEAGGTIMAQGTPEQVAAVEDSYTGMFLQEALK
- the thrC gene encoding threonine synthase; translation: MKYVCVDCQQQYVSFRYECTCHGMLDIRHDFSEIDGDFLKDRFNSRLSERMGPYASGVWRYKELIFPEVDESHIVSKYEGNTGLYQHESIARYAGVRNVWLKAQSENPSGSFKDNGMTVALTHGKSLGYTRFTCSSTGNTSSSLAMYAALAQAHSYVFVPNKNISLNKVLQTLAFGAHIFSFDGTYDDGITFLEQHSEELGLYICNSINPFRIEGQKSIVYEIAHMLNWNLPEWIVVPGGALSNVSALGKGLSDLYTLGFIDKLPRVVVVQAEGTSPFYNMIVNNSPQLEAELEPYTVASALNIGNPPSWRKAKRTLEETNGIAIAVTDEEILNAKAIIDASGIGCEPASAATIAGVKKLVAQYVIDKDESIACILTGNMLKDTDVLRNYHLERQMPYSNSLIHAELSVATVFEAMRK
- a CDS encoding acetylglutamate kinase produces the protein MVVNPVASTPACPNTQGGPCISKEVLALNNQMRSLWEQHVAWTRMTILSIAFNLPDLNFTTARLLQNAPDMGNALKPYYGEQIATTYGNLIRDHLVIAADLVKAAKAGDQQAADAAERKWYANGDEIAHFLSKINPYISYESFRNMFYEHLALTKAEAVAILTKHFQASINLYDQIEKEALEMADIITNAIIQQFPSKF
- a CDS encoding ATP-dependent DNA ligase, yielding MSKITFRFPPMLLEMYEHPFDDDKYIFEPKIDGHRAILTYFDQKTNIYTRYGNNVTRQYPELHRLTWKHNIVLDGEIACVNSGKIEYESVMQRLKTENSMRIKILSSNLPATFIAFDILWYKNQDLRRLPLIQRKYILSQICMKGLDGITTIPVLENTGVALFEYIQKQSMEGMVAKLKDSCYIGKRSSSWLKIINWTITTVYLVGYHKLGLGWLTSVCLDSGQYKQTGIVQCGMTNVHRKFYEEYCKSNLLKEDNEYVYIEPRIQAKVKIRNWTSHGMLRVPIFIDFV